Proteins from a single region of Gemmatimonadaceae bacterium:
- a CDS encoding ABC transporter ATP-binding protein: protein MIKLTNLTKRYGAFTAVNGINLEVPKGELFGFLGPNGAGKTTTLRMIAGILRPTSGKAEVGGIDVVASPVAAKSRLGFIPDRPFIYEKLTGGEFLRFVAGLYDQQGPEIEHRGRELLALFDLEAWRDEMVESYSHGMRQKLIIASAFVHRPEVIVVDEPMVGLDPKAARILKDLFKEYTRRGHTIMMSTHTLEVAEAMCDRIGIIQGGVIRACGTMDDLRAHAESGMDGLEQIFLRLTGENAARALVDVLDA, encoded by the coding sequence ATGATCAAGCTGACCAATCTCACGAAGCGGTACGGAGCGTTCACCGCGGTCAACGGCATCAACCTCGAGGTGCCGAAGGGAGAACTGTTCGGATTTCTCGGGCCGAACGGCGCCGGCAAGACGACGACGCTGCGCATGATCGCCGGCATCCTTCGCCCGACGAGCGGCAAGGCGGAAGTTGGCGGCATCGACGTCGTGGCCAGCCCGGTCGCGGCGAAGTCGAGGCTCGGATTCATTCCTGACCGCCCGTTCATTTATGAAAAGCTGACCGGCGGCGAGTTCCTGCGCTTCGTCGCCGGTCTATACGACCAGCAAGGCCCCGAGATCGAGCACCGCGGCCGCGAGCTGCTCGCGCTGTTCGACCTCGAGGCCTGGCGCGACGAGATGGTCGAGAGCTACAGCCACGGCATGCGGCAGAAGCTGATCATCGCGAGCGCGTTCGTGCACCGCCCGGAAGTCATCGTCGTCGACGAGCCGATGGTCGGCCTCGACCCGAAGGCGGCGCGCATTCTCAAGGATCTGTTCAAGGAATACACGCGGCGCGGCCACACCATCATGATGTCGACGCACACGCTCGAAGTCGCCGAGGCGATGTGCGACCGCATCGGCATCATTCAGGGCGGCGTGATCCGCGCCTGCGGAACGATGGATGATTTGCGCGCGCACGCCGAGTCGGGCATGGACGGGCTCGAGCAGATCTTCCTGCGCCTCACCGGCGAGAACGCCGCCCGCGCGCTGGTCGATGTCCTCGATGCCTGA